The DNA sequence GGGGGGTAAAATGCCCGTGGTCAACATATTCATCTTTCGGGTAGCCCCATTGGCTAACGAATTCCTGCAGGCGGGCAGGTACTCTCGGGTCTGTTTTTACAAAGTAGAGCAGGCCTTTGGTATAGGAAACATGATCTTCGAATATTTCTTTTCTTTCTTCAAAGCTGGCTTCAGGCCAGTTATAGTTTGCGCCGATCATGTCGGTTGAAAACCCGCCCCTGTTGTTGACGTCTGTTTTCCGGTTCGGCATCCTGCTCCAGATGAAATAATCATTGGGCCCGGTCATTTGCGGCTGGGCTTTGAACAGGCGGGCCAGTAGTTCATATTTAGTGGAATCATAATCCGGCGGCCTGGTAACAGGGATGCGATTCTCTGCGCTGTCTGTCAGGCAAATACGGAAATTATACGCCTGTACTTTCCGGTCGCCTTCGCCGGTCTTGCCAGGCGTTGCGTTGCTGATCCCGTAGAGCAGTCCGCTGGAAGGGTCGCCGGGAATCCGGTAGGGGCTTACTCCGTCGGGAAACTGGTGCCTGCCCGATTGTTTCAAATATTCCGGGAGCTGGTAACCGTTCAGTGTTTCATTATAAATACTGTTATCTTCCCTGCCAACTGTATAAGTGACACCGGCAAGCGCCATCAGGTCACCTTCATAGGTACAGTCCAAATATATTTTAGCCGATATGACTTGTTTCCTGTTATTTGTTCCATCCGTAGGGTGTAGTTGGACCGATGTGATTTCCCCCTTTTTTTTACGGACTTTCGCTACCCGTTTGTCGTAGATCACCGGTACGGCGGCCTCTTCCAGGTAATCGCTGAAAACCTTTGCCGCGGCGCCCGGTTCAAACTTCCACGCTTCCTCTTTCCCGTAAATTTTTCCTAACCTGCGATAAAAGTCACGTGAAAGCCCGCCGATGGCTTGCTTATTCCCTATGTCCGTCTGGCCCAAGCCGCCTGATGAAAGGCCGCCGATATGTCCGTCGGGAACAACCAAAACGACCGATTTGCCCATCTTCGCAGCGGTATAGGCGGCGATAACGCCGGCCGAAGTGCCTCCGTAAACGCAGATATCGTATTCCTCCTGGGCATAGGCGGGGGGAGGGTGCTTAAAATGGCAATCAGGACGATCGACAATATGTTCAGTACAAACTTTAAAGTGTTATTCATGTTATTGGGTGTCATTTTTCTTCTTAATTAGGAACTATATTAATATCGTCGATGTTCATTCTGCCTTCATCGCGCCCGGCTTCCGCGTTTGACAATTTATAGAAGCGGAAGCGCACCGGTCCGTCTACGTCCAGCAGGATCTCCCGGTAGGTTAACAAAGCGGTATTCTCAATCACCTCGCTGATATCCTCCCAGTCTGTGCCACCGTTTTTAGATAGCTGGACTTTGAAACTACTGGGGTCGTCACTCGCGCAGATCCCGTGATAAAACGATATTTTGGAGGCGCCGTCCGGTAAATCGTAAAGCATTTCCAAAATGGAGTTTTTGGGTCCGGAGCTGGTTTGACCACGATGGGAACGCAGGCTCCGTGAGTCGTTTTTACTGTCCCCCGGTGCGTCGCCTATTAAGAAATTATCAAAACGCCATAAGCCCGACCCGATATCCAGATCCTCCGCAGGGTAAGCGGTTTTTGTGTATTGGCTGTCTTCAAAGGTTTCAGGAAATCCCGCATAAATAGCCTCCGGAGATATTGCCTGGAAACTGGTATAAAAGGTATCGATCGCATCGGGATGGGGTAAAAATAGCGAACGATATTGTATGGATCCCCTCTGAGGCCTTGGACTGATCCTGGTTTCGGCATCGTCTTTCGCTACCCGGATGTGATGAGCTGCCCCTTCGGCATCCTTATAGTGAAGCTCCGTTAAAAGCGCATCCTTGCTGCTTTCATTTAACCAGGAAATGGTCACCTCGTTATTAATCATAGCCGCTTTCTCTACGATCCGGAAATGAAGCGAAGCCAGGTAAATATCCCCGTATACCTCACCGGTGGTGTCTATTGGCAGGGACCTGTTCCCTTCTTTATCAATGGTTATAAATTCAAAAGTATAGGATCCCTCTTCCAAATTTTCAATGATCGCCCTTACCGTATCCACTTTGGACTTTTTTACTACCGGGATCTCGATGGAATCCAGTTTGTCGTTCCAGAATACTTTGCATTTACTGATAGTAGGTGAAGATATTAGCATCCACACTTCAGCCCGGTTTTTACCGGGATGTATGCTGATTGAATCGGGCTTTTTGCTATACCGGAGTTCTCCGCCGCTCAAAAACTCCTCATAGGTGCTGTCCATTTTGCTGCAGGCAGCCAGGCAGATAGCGGCCATTATTATAAATGCAAAATGTGGCCGGAAATATTTATTTCTCATATTGTTATTATTG is a window from the Anseongella ginsenosidimutans genome containing:
- a CDS encoding FAD-dependent oxidoreductase translates to MVDRPDCHFKHPPPAYAQEEYDICVYGGTSAGVIAAYTAAKMGKSVVLVVPDGHIGGLSSGGLGQTDIGNKQAIGGLSRDFYRRLGKIYGKEEAWKFEPGAAAKVFSDYLEEAAVPVIYDKRVAKVRKKKGEITSVQLHPTDGTNNRKQVISAKIYLDCTYEGDLMALAGVTYTVGREDNSIYNETLNGYQLPEYLKQSGRHQFPDGVSPYRIPGDPSSGLLYGISNATPGKTGEGDRKVQAYNFRICLTDSAENRIPVTRPPDYDSTKYELLARLFKAQPQMTGPNDYFIWSRMPNRKTDVNNRGGFSTDMIGANYNWPEASFEERKEIFEDHVSYTKGLLYFVKTDPRVPARLQEFVSQWGYPKDEYVDHGHFTPQLYIREGRRMVGEYVMTEHNCTGERLVSDPIGMAAYTMDSHNVQRIVVNGMVKNEGNVEVGKFPPYPISYGAITPKQEECTNLLVPVSLSASHIAFGSIRMEPVFMILGQSAAIAASQAINEDKAVQDINYNQLKAALLENKQVLGAKQSKQ
- a CDS encoding DUF4998 domain-containing protein: MRNKYFRPHFAFIIMAAICLAACSKMDSTYEEFLSGGELRYSKKPDSISIHPGKNRAEVWMLISSPTISKCKVFWNDKLDSIEIPVVKKSKVDTVRAIIENLEEGSYTFEFITIDKEGNRSLPIDTTGEVYGDIYLASLHFRIVEKAAMINNEVTISWLNESSKDALLTELHYKDAEGAAHHIRVAKDDAETRISPRPQRGSIQYRSLFLPHPDAIDTFYTSFQAISPEAIYAGFPETFEDSQYTKTAYPAEDLDIGSGLWRFDNFLIGDAPGDSKNDSRSLRSHRGQTSSGPKNSILEMLYDLPDGASKISFYHGICASDDPSSFKVQLSKNGGTDWEDISEVIENTALLTYREILLDVDGPVRFRFYKLSNAEAGRDEGRMNIDDINIVPN